A stretch of DNA from Scleropages formosus chromosome 13, fSclFor1.1, whole genome shotgun sequence:
gtagactccaacacatggcagctgaactggggggctttTAATAaacccacaccagcccgccgcctctcaacctgggcaacaccagaatagtggagagtccaccctcgatcgagaagagtggttccagaacccaagctgtgagtggaagtgagcccgactatatctagacggtatctctcaacctcctgcactagctcagactccttccccgccagtgaggtgacattccaagtcccaaaagccggagttggcgcccgaggtttgggtcggccgggcactcggccccgaccactgcccaaatcacaacacaccggccccttacggtttctccggcaggtggtgagcccaccgaagagcggctccacgtcatggcttcgggccctgtgggcatagacctggcaccaggcgcttgcatgcgagcccccccgcccagacctggctccagggtggggccccggtgaccccataccgggaggggtgaacgagatccttgatttaatagtcataaggggattttgaactgcgctttgtctcgtctgtcacccaggacctgtttgccttgggagaccctaccaggggcatatagccccaggcaacatagctcctgatatcattcaggcactcaaacccctccacctcggtaaggtggcaGTTCGCAGAGGGGTTTTTTTAATATGCCTCCacaaaattttcatttcaagaaacaagtttttttttcttttttttttatttcaaccaAAGCTTCATTGAACGAGATGTAGTTAATAAAACTCTTTTCACACTATCATGCATCCAAAACAATACTACAAACATACCTAAGGTACGTTTAAATTATGATCACGCAATTACCTAAAAGTTAAAAATCAAAGAAACATGTATTAATTAcctgaattaattaaaacaaacctTACAAGTCGTCTTGTATGCTAGTTattcaaatacatttactaaattattttcaataaacttTATTCCTAACAACTGGAAACAATTTGCGTTCCGGGGCTTCGCACTAAAACCCCTTTGCAAACTACTACTCCCAAAAGCCAGCGCTTGCGGGAAACATCGCGAGACTTGGTGAAACGGGAACTGGGTCATGTGAAAATGAGTGTGGCGATTCCTCTCTTGGGCCTGGCACATATTTGAAGGCAGAGACATATCGAGAAATGGAACCTATACGGACATAACCTGAAGCTGTAATGTGGCTGCTGTTTCAGATTACGAAGTGCTGTTTGTTATAAAAGGCTCGTTTTAGGATTTATGCAGTTCTGTGTTGCTGACATGTTTTTAGTTCTTTAAGTGAGCTCGCTAACTCAGAGCTAGCATAGCATACCTGATAGTAGTGTCACTGGTGGTGCtagcctatatatatatatagctatagCTAACCGCAGGTGctaacactttttttgttttgtttatcgTTAGTTCCCTTTTTTTGGCAGTATATAAAATTTCGGTGTACATGAATCTTTCAGTTATTGTTGAGCTCACTGAAGTGCAAACAAtccttgtgtgtgtgctagCTGATTACTAGGCATTAGCTTTGTGGTAGCTGTGtactgtcactgtgtttgtttattattctgAGACTAATAATTTATAGTTTACACTGCGTTTTTATCTTTAAAACATAAAAGATTgtatattattagtattaatcaCACTACTGTCTGATAAGATCTAGTAGGAAGAATTTCCAATGTTAGACTTCTTATGTAGCAGTTAACTGCATTGAATGTataattcagtgtaaaacagGAGTAGTTTAACGTTAACAGCGCAATCAATCATGGATAAGTGCATGGcgatgattaaaaataaaattttaggtGCCTTTCTGGCTTCACAGGTGCTTTAGTTAACATTcctaataattatttttattacctgactcctttgtccaaggagactTAGACTGAAAGTTAACCGTGTTTGCAGTGTTTTATAACTACACTACCTGGTGCTCAGGAGTTCATCCTGTCATGTAATAGTCTGATactctttgtttttgttccatGGTTTGTTTATCTAGAGCAAGGAAGAAGATCAGccagaggcaggaggaggaccCCAGGGCAGGAGGGAGAGCAGCTGTGCATTCTGGGGGATTTGATcccacactttctgaaacaagAGGGAGGCGATGTCAAGCACAGCCATGAAGAAAAAGGTTTGTTGACTGCTGTATATAAAAGACTAAAACAGAAATTTGGATTTATCAGTAAACATCTAGTTGACTTTTTTTGGTAATATGTCAGTTATTTGGACTTTATTTGATACTTAATGAAAGAGAAATCGTAATTGTTTCTTTTGGTGAAAATttaagtgtgttttgttttccatgtatttttttggaaattttttgaAATCTGAAAGTTTTCCTGATAAATGAGGTCAGCAGCGGGAAGCCCTTGCATGTATAATAAGcagtggtggttttgcttgctGTGCTTCAATAATACAAACTTATTTTCCAGGAAAATTTATAAGCTGTTTGTTGAGTGAAAATCTAGAAGTGCAGGGGTTTTATTTTCTAGATGCTAAGGTTATGAAACTATCTGGAAGCCGTGATGTTGAAGCTTTGCTTGGGTACAAGTTTGGTAGAAATCTTCAGGCCAAGAGTTTATTCTCCAGCAAGTGGTGCTATTGCTTAGCTGAGTGAGACCAAAAAGAGCAGCGCTTGGAAAATCCCTGTTTCAACTTGAAAACACAGTCACGTGCTTGATATGTTTCAGAGATCATGCTTTGTTGTGGATTGGAAAAGGACAGAAATCGGCATCTTATTAAAAGGCCCAGAGTTTATCAGCCTGGATACCTGACTGCCAGTGCCATGTCTTGCAGGTCCTTCTGATGGGAAAGAGTGGTTCGGGCAAGACCAGCATGCGCTCAATCATCTTCGCCAACTACATTGCCAGAGACACTCGCAGACTGGGCGCTACAAGTAAGCCCTAGCAGAGGAGATCTTAGGAGACATTCCTGTTTCTGAGATATGTGCCAGGTTCATTGAAAGCATCATGTTTGTTGGTCAAATTGAAAACAGTCACCCCTCCCCCAGTTCTGTGAATGAAGCTGTGATTGACAAGTTGTAGCATTGATTCAAAGGTCATGGTTGTTCCAGTGGTGTCATATCTTGTTTACCTGTGGAGAGGTGCTTGCAAGAGAATGGTGGGATGTCCTATGTACCAAGTGATGCCACAGGTTGATTACTGGCTGCTCAGCATGAAAATCGCAGCAGTGATTTTTCCAGTTTCGGTTCCAGTGCCAGTTTCTTTATTATACATGGTTACTGGGATAGGGTGACAGGTGAACACCAGGTCTGATAAACGCTGATTTGAATTAGAAAAGTATATAAAACCAATGTTAAGAcatcttgtttttcctttctttagtTGATGTGGAACATTCTCATGTCCGATTCCTGGGCAACCTGGTGCTGAACCTGTGGGATTGTGGAGGGTAAGCCTTTGCTGAGTTTCAATGTATGTGGAGAAAACATGTTAAAAGACCTCAGAGGCCCCATATAAACTCATTGCACCGTTGTCATGTGTGTGGGCACTGGCTTTCAATGGAAAGAATTGTAGTAAAAACAAGTTGAATCACGAAGGAATAAAAAGAACATCCTAAGGGTAAATGCCATTACTTGGCATGAATGTTGAGGTATCGGTGAGACCCGCCTTCCTGCCATAGGATGTAACACTTTGCCATATGCTGAGTGAGCAGTCATTGAGCTCCAGGGCCTGTCCCTGACCTGCTGTGGTGCCTCGGTCACCCTCTCCAAGCAGCTTGCTTTCGGAGCCCTTCCAAATTTGTGTTGAGAAAATTAGGGAAAATAAATTGGATCGCGTGTACATGGCAACAAATTTCAAACAACCACTTGTGAATAGTTGACTCTGGTTTTCTCAATTTCCTGTTTTCAGTGGTTTCTGAAGTGGAAGAAGATGATCTATgccatgtgtgtttctgtgtatatatatgtgtgtgtgtgtgagagagagagagagattgtgtgCATGCAGATGCCGCTTCAGCACCTGAGAGTAGATCCGTGTGGCGTGATTGACTGGACTTTCACGCTCTCCTTAAAGACAGGACACGTTCATGGAGAACTACTTCACCAGCCAGCGTGACAACATCTTCCGCAACGTGGAGGTGCTGATCTATGTGTTTGATGTGGAGAGCCGTGAGCTTGAGAAAGACATGCATTACTACCAGTCCTGCCTGGAGGCCATCCTGCAGAACTCCCCTGACGCCAAAGTGTTCTGCTTGGTGCACAAGATGGACCTGGTGCAGGAGGACCAGAGAGACCTGGTAGACACCCCTCATCCCTACATGCACACACGCTGTGTCTTCCACTTCCATGTATGCACACAACAGTTATTCACTGATGCTGCTTGGGCATTATTAAATTTCATATCCTTTTCCATCAGATCTTCAAGGAGCGCGAGGAAGACTTGAAGAGACTCTCTCGCCCATTGTCTTGCACATGCTTCAGGACATCCATTTGGGATGAGACACTGTACAAGGTACCATGTATGTCTGTGGACTTTGTCAAAACCGTTAGTCCAGCTCAGTGGATCTCTTCATCGAGGCCCAGAAATGCAGAGCTACAAGCAGCTCCCAATGTACCTACAATAGAATTTCCCCCTCTGCTTGAAATTAAATCTTTCTTGAAACTCTTTCCTGCCTGCTTGTGGTAACGGCTTGTCTAGGCCTGGTCCAGCATAGTCTACCAGCTCATTCCCAACGTACAGCAGCTCGAGTCCAACCTGCGCAACTTTGCCCAAATCATCGAGGCAGACGAGGTGCTGCTGTTTGAGAGGGCCACTTTCTTGGTAAGAGCAACACGAGTGGCATCTGTGTGCTGTGGGGACTGGGAGGACCCAAGAGCTCTTAGTTGGGATGGAGCATGTTAGAGGCCCTGTGGGTTTGAAGGCAGAAGAAGCTGGGAGTAGAGCAAGCAGATGTTCCTACTAGACACGATGGAAGGCAGACATGTAAAGCAGCACTGGGGGAAAAGGACAATTGCAGGCAGGTATATAGAGTAGACTGACTATATTAAGGAGGGTGGAGGCTCTtagaaggaagaggaaaaaagaaggaatGGGTGAGGGTGGAGTTCTTCAGAGATCCTTTTAAGTTTGTAAAGGCTTTGTTTCTTAAGGAGAAGTCAGGAACGTTAAAGGTGGAAAAGCAGGAGGTGTACTCTGGTGATGAACACGATAGTGGACTTGAATTGGCTGGATGTGTGCCCCCCGAAGTGGGAGAGGTGCAAGAGGTTGTGTGGCGGGCAAAGGCCTCCTCCGCATCTGGCCCAAACAGAGTACCATACTGGGTATTTAAATGTGCACCGATGTGGTGACGTATTTGTGGAGATTgatggctgttgtgtggaagaagggggtCATTCCCAAGTCATgttggagagtggggggggaaTTTTTCTTCCTAAGGAGAAGGATGCTGTTGAGAGAGGCCAGTTCAGGCCTATTGGCCTTCTCAGTGTTGAAGGGAAAATTTTCTTTAGCATTGTGTCAAGGAGGTTGGTAGCATACTTTAAGGCCAACAGCTTGATTTATACCCCCGTGGAGAAGACAGGGCTTCCAGGATGCTCGAGGTGCTAAGAGCACaccagtatgatttggcatcagattcAGACTGCCAAGAAGAGCTCTCTGTGTGGTGTTCTTGGACTTAGCGACCGCTTTTGGGTCAGTTCTGCACAGTTTGCTGTTGGAGGCGTTGAGGTTTTTTAAGGTCCCTGAAAGTGTTACGAGGTTGGTGAAAGCCCACTTTGCAGATATTCAGTTTGGTTTTAGTACAGAAAGCTATACAATGTCTTGGCATTGATTGGAGGTTGGAATCATGGCTGGATGTACAGTTTTGCCATTGGCTTTCAAAATGGCAGTGGAAGTTGTTGtaagggcttccaaatgggttgttggCGGTGAGAGGCCGCAGGATGCGATGCGCCTACCTGCTATTAGAGCATTAATGGATGAGATGACCATTACGGCTATGGCTCCTTGTACTCATTTGTTGTCTAAGCTCAATGATAACTTGAAGTGGGCCAAGGTGAAGGTTAAGCAAAGTAAATCAAGGAGTCCTGGTGGTTGCTGGAAAGGTAGTGCAGGAGAGGTTTCGTATTGAGGTTGCTGAGTagaaagaggaggtgaggcATGCAAAGGCAGTCACTTTAGTTAAGCGGGGTCAGTGAGTAAACTGGGAAGGCGAAGAGAAGAGGAAGCTACACTGGCAATATGTGTGTGGGCTATGGAGGCGAGTCGCATTAAGTTTGTTGGAGCGACTTATGACATCCTGCCAGAGCCACAGAACGGTAAGTGGTGAGCAGGTGAGGATGATTCTTGCAAGTTGTTCAGCGGTGTGGTGATGCTGAGGTACATTTTGTCAGAGTGTAAGGTTACCTTGGTGCAGGGGCACTATACTTGGTGCCATAATCAACTTCTTAAGTGTTTAGCAGGTGTTAGTGGTGAATTCTTTGCCTGTTTGCAGTATAGctaaaacaatttgttttgtgCGGGCAGGAGAGAATAACACTATGCAAGAGCGGAcgtgccctggtaggtggggtaacgcacaggactggaagctgctggctgatgtaggcaaacagctccaggtaCCGCAGGTCATCGCACTTACTTCATTACGTCCAAACTTGGTGTTATATTCGGAGTGTGAGCGGATCATGTACTTAGAAGAGTTAACGGTGCCGTTTGAGGATGCTACTGGGGAGACGTACGAGTGGAAATTGTTAAAGTATGCAGCTCTGGTGGCAGAGGAAAAAAGACCATGGGTGGTGGGCTCACGTTGAGACTGGTAGAGGTGGGTGTTcgggggtttgtggctaaattgGCTACATCATTGGGTGAATTTGGTGTTAGAGGCCGTTTGTTAAGGGtggtggtgaaggagctgtctgagatTGCTGAGAAGGCAAGTCTCTGGTTGTGGGTGAGAAGAGAGtagggtagttggggttacaggctggagggaggtgtgtagtggtggtaaaattagtggcaggtggctagtaATGGGAGGTAGCTAGTGGTAATTAAGGAAGCATGGCCTTGTTAATTATGATAGTTTTAAATTTGTGGGGTGGTGCACTTACCTCCATATCTGCCAGCAAGAAGTGTAATCAGCGATGGTTCgagtttgtgaaggtggtgTGTTTAaaggtatgtatggagctgtggtttaactggggtggttgagtttgtggagttgtgGTATTTGTTGGGGTTGAAGGGCATCTAATGTgtgtggagggagggggtgagtctgggacaccagactgcactgttgagaaAGAGAAAACGCAGACCAAGGGAGGTGCCCAATTGACAACCTCagtgaaatactcatgttgttACCCTGTAGTTGTGTTGGttagggaaggaagttaagcttctgGCTCTCAAGTCATGGAGATGTAGTTGTTGGTAAGGCtggttgttctctgtggcttcatgctGATGTctgttggactgggtccttttGTAGAGCTGGTGTAATATAGTCATGGGGTATAAAATCACGTCCAGTGTATCTTGGATGTTTCCAGTCCTTATATgggctgtttttcagtttttttagcGAGGTTCCCCTGTTTGGTCTGACTATTCCTGTATgggtttttaaaatacagattgCTTGCATctgtttgaatgtttttcactttcagttgcttttttttcctttttaagttCACTGATCATCCGGGACTGTCCTCACACGGTTACCTGTTGCACTGTAGGTGATCTCGCACTATCAGTGCAAGGAGCAGCGTGACGCACACCGGTTCGAGAAGATCAGCAACATCATCAAACAGTTCAAGCTGAGCTGCAGGTGAAAACCGCCTTCCTGCCAGATGCTGCTAGTTGCAGTGGAGTATTTTGTGACGCTTGCTGTAATTCTCTCACTGCTAGATCATacagggacatttttttttttttttttttttaatatagctaTACGGATGCTCTaactgtgcttttgttttaaatttgcagTAAGCTGGCAGCCTCCTTCCAGAGCATGGAGGTACGCAACTCGAATTTTGCTGCCTTCATTGACGTCTTCACCTCCAACACCTACGTCATGGTGATCATGTCTGACCCATCCATACGTGAGTAGCCCTGCCTGGGGGAGAGCTATATGTTGAGAGCATGTCGGATGCAGGGTGGACAAAGAATTTCAGCACTCGAAGAGGTTTAGGTGTTTTAGCGAGCGGCTGTGGATACGACAGATTAAGTGGTAAcctgctctctctgctcctccgTTCCCCCAATCAGCATCTGCAGCTACGCTCATCAACATCCGCAATGCCAGGAAGCATTTTGAGAAGTTGGAGCGCGTGGATGGGCCCAAGAATAGCCTGCACATGCGCATGCGCTAGTCACGAGGACTGCTGAACTCTCGCCCTCCCCCAACTTGTTCCTCGAGAATCTCTGCAGcctcggcgggggggggggggggggcagggagtaCTGGGCCCGTCTCCCAACACTCAATCAGTCACAAGTGTCTGGCTTCTACAGCCCGCCGCCTTGCTTAGGAGATGAGAGCTTCAGAGTGTGTGAAACAGCCATGTGCCACTGTCTCACTCAATCATACTGTGTTTTCTACTGTAGTACTAAAGGAAGTTGTTCTAACCTCCTGTTTCATAGGCTGGGGCTGAAGTGTGCGCAGGCAGTGGGTGGTGTTGGAGGATGGGGCTCTGAGATTTACTCTATTTCTACCTGTATATGTGGGCTTTATGACTTTTCTTGTGCGCTGTCACGGTACACTGTGCACATTGGGAGGGGCGAAGCAAACCAGAGCaagttaaaaaaattttaaacacaagAATGTCACCTGATCTTTTTCTGTAACTACTGCAAATACCTTTAACCTGTCTGAAGAGTGTAATTACAGAAGGTGATCACTTAATTTTTAGCACATCTCTTCATCATTTGAAATTATAGCAGTGCATAAATTGGGCCCTACAAATTTCATTACATCGAGGCAGGTGGTGTCTGCCATACCAGATTGActtttaagtaccttgcacagTGTAGTGAAACTAGTTTTATGGAAACATGTACAACTGGGCTTGTACTCCAAATATTTGTTGGTCTTAAAATCAGATTCTTAGAATGAGatttaaaaatgggtaaaataagtgcgcttttgttctttgtttcgGGATATGTGTCAAAGAAGCACACAACCCTCTTTCTGCAAACTGTAGCAGTATTGTCACGGCAAACACACTGAAGATAGATATTTCACTTGCTTTTTTCATAAAAGATTTCTTACTGTGGTAGAGATGGGACACAGTTCTGCTGTGAAGATGGAGAGCTGTCAGCAGGCAGGGCTGCTGACCAAGTAGTCGGGGGGGGGTCCCCAGCCCCACTTTGTAGGAGCTGTGTGATCCCAGTCAGCCACTGAATGTTCCTGACCTTGTGCAACTGTTGATCTTGGATTGccaaataaaatatgcaaatatgaaaaatgcttGAAGACCTGgtatgaagtgttttttttcctgtctctaTATTGCATGGTCTTGTTTCTCTGGGGAGAGGAAGTTGGAAATGTGGCTCCAATATGTGTCAGACCTTGGCTGGGGTTGGggcctttaaaagaaaaaaatacagctttgaTATTTTCACAAACAGTGCTCccataaatgaaaagaattcaGTGCTGTTTGTTCATATTTAATCTATTATTCAGAGTTTTTATGACAAGCATTACATTTGTCAGATTCTTAACATTAAGATCAGAGTCCGGCCATGGTGTTCTAGTGATTCTTAATGTGGTGCAAACCAGGGAAACAATATTATAGTACATTAACTGAAATGACCCTTTCTGGTCCATTTAAACTCCATATCTTGGTTTAAGATGCGCCATGTAACCCCAGTCATATTTAGCAAGCTTCGGTTTATGTTCTCCAATTTCAATAGTTACATGCAGGGGAAAATCCAACTTCTCTGTGTTTATATCCATATAGCTAGTACTATCAGACTTTTGGCTccatttttctttataaaatttGGCATACTAATTCCAGAAATCAGTTTTCTACAGCATCAAAGGTACTAACCCAAAACAAGTTAAAATTTTATCACTCTTAATTCCCCATATTGGTTAGTTCATATGTAGATGATGGCTacatttgcagtaaaaatgcagcaTGTAAACTAGTTTCTATTACCATTGTTACTGCAATTAGCTGAAGTCAATAATCCTGAACCAAGTTTGTTCAGAAGTGTTCTTCAGAACGTTGTGACCAGTGTCGTCTTTTCTAATCGAGCTCCAGATGTGGTCCCCCGTCAGTGCTTTGTCTCAACTTCCCCGATACCTCATTCTCATTGCTTGGATGTCTTGATGGAAATGACCGCCCATGTTATTCCGAGCAAAGTTGctacatgtgttttttggaaCGTGATACTTTTGCACTAGGATCCAACAAATTCCTCTTTCAGGCATGACGTTAATAGCTCTTCACCGGATTTAGAGAGACGCAAATCTTTCCCTAAATCGTCTAATTCCTTTTGATTTGGAAAGTGCCGTTATCCGCAAAGATTAGCATCC
This window harbors:
- the rraga gene encoding ras-related GTP-binding protein A — translated: MSSTAMKKKVLLMGKSGSGKTSMRSIIFANYIARDTRRLGATIDVEHSHVRFLGNLVLNLWDCGGQDTFMENYFTSQRDNIFRNVEVLIYVFDVESRELEKDMHYYQSCLEAILQNSPDAKVFCLVHKMDLVQEDQRDLIFKEREEDLKRLSRPLSCTCFRTSIWDETLYKAWSSIVYQLIPNVQQLESNLRNFAQIIEADEVLLFERATFLVISHYQCKEQRDAHRFEKISNIIKQFKLSCSKLAASFQSMEVRNSNFAAFIDVFTSNTYVMVIMSDPSIPSAATLINIRNARKHFEKLERVDGPKNSLHMRMR